One genomic window of Tatumella citrea includes the following:
- a CDS encoding NAD-dependent malic enzyme, whose protein sequence is MELDYESKRPLYIPYAGPILLEFPLLNKGSAFTREERNEFNLNGLLPETVETIEEQAERAWHQFQEFKNNNDKHVYLRNIQDTNETLFYRLLDDHLEEVMPIIYTPTVGTACEHFSEIYRRARGVFISYPNREHIEDMLQNATKQNVKVIVVTDGERILGLGDLGIGGMGIPIGKLSLYTACGGISPAYTLPVALDVGTNNQQLLNDPLYMGWRNPRIGGEEYAEFINEFISAVKRRWPNVLLQFEDFAQKNAMPLLEQYRDELCCFNDDIQGTAAVAVGTLIAASRAAGGKISDQTVVFLGAGSAGCGIAEQIIIEMKAEGLSDAEARRRVMMVDRYGLLTDKLPNLLPFQTRLIQSSEDVADWQVENDAISLLDVVRNAKPTVLIGVSGQPGLFTEEIIREMHSHCPRPIIMPLSNPTSRVEAVPADLIAWTEGAALVATGSPFAPVSWKDKTYPIAQCNNAYIFPGIGLGVIASKASRITDSMLMSASRALADCSPLASKGEGPVLPELKDIQKVSRYIAIEVAKAAQAAGVALETSEEILAQAVEDNFWKPQYRHYRRTSI, encoded by the coding sequence AGAACGCAACGAATTTAATCTTAATGGTCTGCTGCCGGAAACCGTGGAAACCATTGAGGAACAGGCAGAACGAGCCTGGCACCAGTTTCAGGAATTCAAGAACAACAACGATAAGCACGTTTATCTGCGAAATATTCAGGACACTAACGAAACCCTGTTTTACCGTCTGCTGGATGACCACCTCGAAGAAGTGATGCCCATCATTTACACCCCAACGGTAGGCACCGCTTGTGAACATTTCTCTGAGATCTACCGTCGTGCCCGTGGGGTATTTATTTCTTATCCCAACCGTGAGCATATCGAAGATATGCTGCAAAATGCGACCAAACAGAACGTCAAAGTCATTGTTGTCACCGACGGTGAAAGGATCCTCGGACTGGGTGATCTGGGAATCGGCGGAATGGGCATCCCTATCGGTAAATTATCACTGTACACCGCCTGTGGTGGTATCAGCCCGGCATACACACTGCCTGTCGCTCTGGATGTAGGAACCAATAACCAACAGTTGCTTAACGACCCGTTATATATGGGTTGGCGCAATCCGCGAATTGGTGGCGAAGAATATGCTGAGTTTATTAATGAATTTATCTCGGCAGTAAAACGTCGCTGGCCAAATGTTCTGCTGCAGTTTGAAGATTTTGCTCAGAAAAACGCAATGCCATTACTGGAACAATACCGTGATGAACTGTGCTGTTTTAATGATGATATTCAGGGCACCGCGGCGGTAGCTGTAGGTACACTTATCGCAGCCAGCCGTGCTGCCGGCGGTAAAATTTCTGATCAGACCGTAGTTTTCCTGGGTGCCGGTTCTGCCGGATGCGGGATTGCTGAACAGATTATTATTGAAATGAAAGCCGAAGGGCTGAGTGATGCAGAGGCCCGTCGCCGGGTGATGATGGTCGATCGCTATGGTTTACTGACCGATAAATTGCCTAATCTGCTGCCTTTCCAGACCCGCCTTATTCAGTCTTCTGAAGATGTTGCTGACTGGCAGGTGGAAAATGACGCGATTTCACTGCTGGATGTCGTTCGCAATGCTAAACCGACGGTATTAATCGGAGTTTCTGGTCAGCCGGGACTCTTTACCGAAGAAATTATCCGCGAAATGCATAGCCACTGCCCTCGCCCAATCATTATGCCGCTGTCTAACCCGACTTCCCGTGTTGAAGCGGTACCGGCAGATTTGATTGCATGGACCGAAGGTGCAGCGCTGGTTGCTACCGGCAGCCCGTTCGCTCCGGTGAGCTGGAAAGACAAAACCTATCCGATCGCCCAGTGTAATAATGCCTATATTTTCCCGGGCATCGGGCTCGGAGTTATTGCCTCTAAAGCCAGCCGGATCACCGATTCCATGCTGATGAGTGCCAGCCGCGCCCTGGCTGATTGCTCACCACTGGCCAGCAAAGGAGAAGGTCCGGTATTACCAGAGCTTAAAGATATTCAGAAGGTATCCCGTTACATTGCTATCGAAGTGGCTAAAGCCGCTCAGGCAGCAGGTGTTGCACTGGAAACCTCTGAGGAAATTCTGGCCCAGGCAGTAGAAGATAACTTCTGGAAACCGCAGTACCGCCATTATCGCCGTACTTCTATCTGA